The Rhizobiaceae bacterium genome contains the following window.
CTCGACCAGCCACCGGGCGGCGCTGCGCTGACCGCCTACGATCAGGCGCATCTGAAACTCTACGCGCGTCTGCTCGATGCCGAGGCTCAAGGCGCCGACTGGCGGGAGGTGGCGAAGATCCTGTTCGATCTCGATGCCGCTCATGATGAAGCCCGCGCCCGGCAGGTCTACAGCGCCCATCTCGACCGGGCCAAATGGATGACGCGCAGCGGCTTCTGCGAACTGCTCCAGGGGCGCCTTCATTGAGGTGATGCACAAACTGCATCACGTTGAGGCCACTTCGTTCTTCCCGCCAGCCATTCAACCGGGAATCGTATCCGCTGCATAACTCGCGTTGCAAA
Protein-coding sequences here:
- a CDS encoding DUF2285 domain-containing protein, whose amino-acid sequence is MTKTGFLDQPPGGAALTAYDQAHLKLYARLLDAEAQGADWREVAKILFDLDAAHDEARARQVYSAHLDRAKWMTRSGFCELLQGRLH